The Acidobacteriota bacterium genome window below encodes:
- a CDS encoding inosine/xanthosine triphosphatase, with translation MMTNLKIALGSTRAAKVDAVRGTINRLAEIDAMWRDAEIIALAVETEAPAMPLSDRELLLGARFRAQAVQQSLANQHQLADFFIGLEGGFHSIEFDGKRQTFLRGWAYVTDGNREGLGVSPSILVPDAMVRMVVEERRELGEVIDTVAGECDVRSRQGTWGVLSRDLFTRSMSFETALIAAFAPFYNARLY, from the coding sequence CTAATCTAAAAATTGCGCTCGGTTCAACCCGCGCCGCCAAAGTTGATGCGGTTCGCGGGACGATTAATCGATTAGCGGAAATTGATGCAATGTGGCGCGACGCGGAAATCATCGCGCTGGCGGTTGAAACCGAGGCTCCGGCGATGCCGCTTAGTGACCGGGAGTTGCTGCTTGGCGCGCGGTTTCGCGCTCAAGCGGTACAACAATCTCTCGCCAATCAACATCAACTCGCGGATTTTTTCATCGGTCTTGAAGGCGGTTTTCATTCGATTGAATTTGACGGCAAGCGACAAACTTTTTTGCGCGGCTGGGCTTATGTGACCGATGGCAACCGCGAAGGTTTGGGCGTGTCGCCTTCGATTCTCGTGCCTGATGCAATGGTGAGAATGGTCGTCGAAGAACGGCGCGAACTCGGCGAAGTGATTGACACGGTCGCCGGTGAATGCGATGTCCGCAGCCGACAGGGCACCTGGGGCGTTTTATCGAGAGATTTATTCACCCGTTCGATGAGTTTTGAAACTGCGCTGATTGCCGCTTTTGCGCCGTTTTACAACGCCCGACTTTATTAA
- a CDS encoding diguanylate cyclase yields the protein MPRVSCDDGLHNPSVLKRRLRWLVLGLMFIGNFAAADTFAQYRFEQFTTNNGLPQNTVNAIAQTRDGYLWFATFDGLVRYDGIRFTVFDKGNSNGITSNRFVTLCEDLEGTLWAGTVDGGLIRYRDGAFTAFTTEQGLPRNHIAKLQLDENGALMISVNNETKKLTISTDGRFSEIPAPAINEFTDHSKARWIWHKDNLVRIRNRQPTVFSIKLASEEFFRYRYEDRAGNLWLGTDNNGVYQISDDTVTHHLQPPTPALNFRARVGGEDHDGNLWVFDEQQLYRYRDGKLTPLLTAEGVTFKPIRAVFCDREGIIWVGTDGHGMYRVTRQFLNTYSMKDGLLENNVYPIYEDRAGHIWIGTLQKGFARLANGKFTNFSLAKAESAGKVSLSITRTPDPNVKINVDAFYQDNQGRLWIGVGGGLLRYADNKFEDFSYLLNSPLESTEVILQDREGNLWFGTTKGLFKMQNGQIKLYMPEHGLPNHAITAIHEDKQGNLWVGTREGLAKRQGDRFIPFTAKDGLAGNRIRSIYEDRDGALWIGTFDSGLSRLKDGRFTNYTVKNGLFNNGVFQILEDRQDNFWISCNRGIYRVGRRQLNDFADGKIALISCVAYNGQDGMRSPECNGGKQPAGTKTRDGRLWFPTQGGVVVIDPEVVIHNSQPPVMTIESVNIEGRNVNFKSGVAIEPYQTDLEINYAAPSSIKAEAIHFKYKLEGLSDEWIDAGTRRSVHYSQLPPGHYLFKVIAANSDGVWNETGVALEIHMKPFFYQTRLFIAMWLMIAFGIGIAIYVWRVRQLKATERKLTQVVAQRTAQLVERTQQLETANEKLAELATLDGLTNIANRRRFKEFLAQEWQRAGREQTKLSLLLMDVDYFKPYNDTYGHQSGDECLKQVARVLSDTVKRTTDLAARYGGEEFVVVLSGTDEQGASVVAERIRAQIELLQIPHRGSKVSDHVTISIGVATFIPDGSNEAEELIAAADEALYQAKENGRNRIFTKTEVWV from the coding sequence ATGCCAAGGGTTAGTTGTGATGATGGTTTGCATAACCCCTCCGTTTTAAAACGCCGGTTGCGCTGGTTGGTTTTAGGGTTGATGTTTATTGGCAATTTTGCGGCGGCGGACACCTTCGCGCAATATCGCTTCGAGCAATTCACCACCAACAACGGCTTGCCGCAAAATACCGTCAATGCGATTGCGCAAACCCGCGACGGCTATCTGTGGTTTGCGACCTTCGATGGTCTGGTGCGCTATGACGGGATACGCTTCACCGTCTTTGATAAAGGCAATTCCAATGGCATTACCAGCAATCGCTTTGTGACGCTTTGCGAAGATTTGGAAGGCACACTCTGGGCAGGCACGGTTGACGGCGGGTTGATTCGCTATCGCGACGGCGCGTTTACCGCTTTCACTACCGAACAGGGACTGCCAAGAAATCACATCGCCAAACTCCAGCTTGATGAAAACGGCGCGCTGATGATTTCGGTTAATAACGAAACCAAAAAATTGACCATCTCAACTGACGGCAGGTTTAGCGAAATCCCTGCGCCAGCGATTAATGAATTCACCGACCATTCAAAGGCGCGATGGATTTGGCATAAAGATAATTTAGTTCGCATCCGTAACCGACAGCCGACAGTTTTCTCAATCAAGCTAGCCAGCGAAGAGTTTTTTCGTTACCGGTACGAAGACCGCGCCGGAAATCTCTGGTTGGGCACCGATAACAATGGCGTTTATCAAATCTCCGATGACACCGTGACCCATCATTTGCAACCGCCAACCCCTGCGCTGAATTTTCGCGCGCGGGTCGGCGGCGAAGATCACGATGGCAATTTGTGGGTGTTTGATGAACAGCAGCTATATCGCTACCGTGATGGCAAACTGACTCCTCTCTTGACTGCGGAAGGGGTGACATTTAAACCCATCCGGGCAGTATTTTGTGACCGCGAAGGCATCATCTGGGTCGGTACGGATGGGCATGGCATGTATCGTGTGACCCGCCAATTTCTTAATACCTATTCAATGAAAGACGGGTTGCTCGAAAACAATGTCTATCCGATTTACGAAGACCGCGCCGGGCATATCTGGATAGGCACACTGCAAAAAGGTTTTGCGCGACTCGCGAATGGCAAGTTTACCAATTTTTCATTAGCCAAAGCCGAATCAGCAGGCAAAGTTTCCCTATCCATTACCCGAACGCCCGACCCCAATGTGAAAATCAATGTTGATGCCTTTTATCAGGATAATCAGGGGCGATTATGGATAGGCGTTGGCGGCGGGTTGTTGAGGTATGCCGATAATAAATTTGAAGATTTTTCTTATTTGCTCAACAGCCCGTTAGAATCGACCGAAGTCATTCTCCAGGATCGCGAAGGCAATCTCTGGTTTGGCACCACCAAAGGGTTATTCAAAATGCAGAATGGGCAAATCAAACTTTATATGCCCGAACACGGATTACCCAATCACGCCATCACCGCAATTCATGAAGATAAACAAGGAAACTTGTGGGTGGGCACACGCGAAGGCTTGGCGAAACGCCAAGGCGACCGCTTCATTCCCTTTACCGCCAAAGACGGTCTGGCGGGCAATCGCATTCGCTCGATTTACGAAGACCGCGATGGCGCATTATGGATTGGCACCTTCGATAGCGGGCTGAGCCGCCTGAAAGACGGACGCTTTACCAACTATACGGTGAAAAACGGTTTGTTTAATAACGGGGTGTTTCAAATTCTCGAAGACCGTCAGGACAATTTCTGGATCAGTTGCAATCGCGGCATCTATCGCGTTGGTCGCCGGCAACTCAACGATTTTGCCGACGGTAAAATTGCGCTGATTAGTTGCGTCGCTTACAACGGTCAGGACGGTATGCGGTCACCGGAATGCAATGGCGGTAAGCAACCGGCGGGCACCAAAACCCGCGATGGCAGATTATGGTTTCCAACTCAGGGCGGGGTTGTGGTGATTGACCCGGAAGTTGTGATTCACAATTCGCAACCGCCGGTGATGACCATTGAATCGGTCAATATCGAAGGACGGAATGTCAATTTCAAAAGCGGCGTCGCTATTGAACCCTATCAAACCGATTTGGAAATCAACTATGCCGCGCCGAGTTCGATCAAAGCCGAAGCTATTCATTTCAAATATAAACTCGAAGGGCTGAGCGACGAATGGATTGATGCGGGAACGCGGCGTTCGGTGCATTATTCGCAACTGCCGCCGGGACATTATCTCTTTAAAGTGATTGCGGCAAACAGCGATGGGGTATGGAATGAAACCGGTGTGGCTCTGGAAATTCATATGAAGCCTTTTTTCTACCAGACCCGTTTATTCATCGCCATGTGGTTGATGATTGCCTTTGGCATTGGCATCGCTATCTATGTTTGGCGCGTGCGACAACTGAAAGCTACGGAACGCAAATTGACGCAAGTGGTCGCTCAGCGTACAGCGCAATTGGTTGAGCGCACCCAACAACTTGAAACTGCCAACGAAAAACTCGCAGAACTCGCCACCCTCGATGGACTCACCAACATCGCCAACCGTCGCCGCTTTAAAGAATTTCTTGCGCAGGAATGGCAACGCGCCGGGCGTGAACAGACGAAACTTTCGCTGCTCTTGATGGATGTCGATTATTTCAAACCCTACAACGACACTTACGGACATCAAAGCGGCGATGAATGTTTGAAACAGGTGGCGCGAGTGCTGAGCGATACGGTAAAGCGCACGACCGATCTGGCGGCGCGTTACGGCGGCGAAGAGTTCGTGGTGGTTTTGAGCGGCACAGACGAGCAAGGCGCGTCTGTTGTCGCCGAACGCATTCGCGCCCAAATCGAACTCCTGCAAATTCCGCATCGCGGTTCAAAGGTGAGTGACCACGTAACCATCAGCATTGGGGTTGCCACCTTCATTCCAGATGGCAGCAACGAAGCGGAAGAGTTGATTGCCGCCGCCGATGAAGCGCTTTATCAAGCGAAAGAGAACGGACGCAATCGCATTTTCACGAAAACCGAAGTCTGGGTGTAA
- a CDS encoding winged helix-turn-helix domain-containing protein has translation MSQAKAQTGGFYFDDFFVDAANRQLRHRGEALPLNSKYFDVLLLLISEGGRLVEKQRIFETVWGSVFVTDAALTQCIKDIRKQLGDDASNPRYIKTVPKHGYIFIGNAVATSGTAQIGNGHLTASQIQPVTATENLHLAARPYKFLDYYTEQDSKLFFGREAEIAAIGSQILARRSFILHGRSGVGKSSIIRAGLAPQLRALGNPVFVIRSFTDPLGSMLEELADALNVNDESPDYQATTIAEAIEQAAQLKAFILEATADAPQGSVIFFLDQFEEFFSLLDEAARERFIAAVGELFANNHLPVKLVFALREDYLAEMSQFKIAIPEIFHHEYRLKRLSRDQAARAITEPALAVGCQYEPQLVGKLLQDLSDHESFDPPQLQIVCDRLFDARNEQGLLTLAAYEGLGTASQILASYLERVLRRFNTTELKTAKAILTALIADDGRRLVLPAAKINSQLRHHLQQSNDENRAARLIDELIAARIARRRYHEGEAWLELAHDFLTPEISRWLTAEERELKQARSVLERAIENYTAHQLMIDNDALDVVLPFAEQLGLTKEEAVLLTRSLMARGRQAPEWLLRRVVSALPELIDAALQETDAQIRLSAIDAAKILRDDQTRMTLRHLALWDKDLAMRKAASIALADWLQTEVAEVFVKDQPGETVGTIRRAISLAMARDYDKQLIRLNRLSPLVSLLMVGGLMWVRLLRGGRAILLQGTAGMLGAAASGLVGGLMLALALAIARQAPAVEAASLMLVLVALGTFIGGLGGFGVSFGMVAATHITYRHSRWWSVVGGAAGGAAVGGVTNLLGVDIIRAVFGQNPSGITGALEGAVIGAGVSLGAVLITEWLKTPRGWQRVLGAALGGCGAGILLTIIGGNLFSGSLEIVARSFADSQIRLEPLAPYFSRVHYSHIREIIFGGIEGLMFATGLMTAIEFTMRKINDR, from the coding sequence ATGAGTCAAGCCAAAGCGCAAACCGGCGGATTTTATTTCGATGATTTCTTTGTTGATGCGGCAAACCGTCAACTGCGTCATCGAGGTGAAGCTCTGCCGCTCAATTCAAAATATTTCGATGTCCTGCTGTTGCTGATTAGCGAAGGCGGAAGACTCGTCGAAAAGCAGCGCATTTTTGAAACCGTCTGGGGCAGTGTATTTGTCACCGATGCGGCGCTCACCCAGTGCATTAAAGATATTCGTAAACAACTCGGCGATGATGCCTCGAATCCGCGTTACATCAAAACGGTTCCTAAACACGGCTACATTTTTATCGGTAATGCGGTGGCAACCAGTGGCACAGCGCAAATCGGTAACGGACATCTCACCGCTTCGCAGATTCAACCGGTGACGGCGACAGAAAATTTGCACCTCGCTGCCCGTCCTTACAAATTTTTAGATTATTACACCGAACAGGACAGCAAACTTTTTTTCGGACGCGAAGCCGAAATCGCCGCTATCGGTTCACAGATTCTCGCGCGGCGCTCATTCATTCTGCACGGGCGTTCGGGGGTGGGCAAAAGCTCAATCATTCGCGCAGGGCTTGCGCCGCAACTGCGGGCGCTTGGAAATCCGGTCTTCGTCATTCGCAGTTTTACAGACCCGCTCGGCAGCATGCTCGAAGAATTAGCCGATGCCTTAAATGTAAACGACGAATCGCCGGATTATCAGGCAACCACTATTGCAGAAGCGATTGAACAGGCGGCGCAACTGAAAGCTTTTATCCTCGAGGCGACCGCAGATGCGCCGCAAGGCTCGGTGATATTTTTCTTAGACCAGTTTGAAGAATTTTTCTCGTTGCTTGATGAAGCGGCGCGCGAACGGTTCATCGCGGCGGTCGGCGAATTGTTTGCCAATAATCATCTGCCGGTTAAACTGGTTTTCGCGTTGCGCGAAGATTACCTGGCGGAAATGAGCCAATTCAAAATTGCCATTCCTGAAATTTTTCATCACGAATATCGTTTGAAACGTCTGAGCCGCGACCAGGCGGCGCGCGCCATCACCGAACCGGCGCTTGCCGTCGGGTGTCAGTATGAACCGCAACTGGTTGGCAAACTGTTACAGGATTTAAGCGACCACGAAAGTTTCGACCCGCCGCAACTGCAAATCGTTTGTGACCGCTTGTTCGATGCCAGAAATGAACAGGGATTGTTGACCCTGGCGGCTTATGAAGGATTGGGAACCGCTTCACAAATTCTCGCGAGCTATTTAGAGCGGGTGTTGCGGCGTTTTAATACCACGGAACTTAAAACCGCCAAGGCTATATTGACGGCATTGATTGCCGATGACGGGCGGCGATTGGTACTGCCTGCCGCAAAAATCAATTCGCAACTTCGCCATCACCTTCAACAAAGCAACGATGAAAACCGTGCTGCGCGATTGATTGATGAGTTGATTGCGGCGCGTATCGCGCGTCGTCGTTATCACGAAGGCGAGGCGTGGCTGGAGTTGGCGCACGATTTTCTGACGCCGGAAATTTCGCGCTGGCTGACCGCCGAGGAACGCGAACTCAAACAGGCGCGCAGCGTGCTTGAACGCGCCATTGAAAATTACACCGCCCATCAACTGATGATTGATAATGACGCGCTCGATGTGGTGTTGCCTTTTGCCGAACAGTTGGGCTTAACCAAAGAGGAAGCCGTATTGCTCACCCGCAGTTTAATGGCTCGCGGACGCCAAGCGCCCGAATGGCTGCTCAGGCGTGTGGTTTCTGCGCTTCCTGAATTGATTGATGCGGCGCTTCAGGAAACCGACGCGCAAATCCGTTTGAGCGCCATTGATGCCGCCAAAATTTTGCGCGATGACCAAACCAGAATGACGCTCAGGCATCTGGCGCTCTGGGATAAAGACCTGGCGATGAGGAAAGCCGCAAGCATTGCGCTCGCCGATTGGTTGCAAACCGAGGTTGCCGAGGTTTTTGTCAAAGACCAACCGGGCGAAACCGTCGGCACCATTCGCCGCGCCATTTCACTCGCTATGGCGCGCGATTATGACAAGCAGTTGATTCGTTTGAACAGGCTCTCGCCGCTTGTCAGTTTGCTGATGGTTGGCGGGTTGATGTGGGTGCGTTTGCTGCGAGGCGGGCGGGCGATTTTATTGCAGGGAACTGCCGGCATGCTCGGCGCTGCCGCATCGGGTTTGGTGGGTGGCTTGATGCTGGCATTGGCGCTCGCGATTGCCCGGCAAGCGCCTGCGGTTGAAGCCGCGTCATTGATGCTGGTACTGGTGGCGCTCGGCACGTTTATCGGCGGACTTGGCGGATTCGGTGTGAGTTTTGGCATGGTCGCGGCAACCCATATCACATATCGTCACAGTCGTTGGTGGTCAGTGGTTGGCGGCGCGGCGGGCGGCGCAGCGGTTGGCGGCGTTACGAATCTCTTGGGCGTCGATATTATTCGCGCCGTGTTCGGGCAAAATCCGAGCGGCATCACCGGCGCTCTGGAAGGCGCGGTCATTGGCGCGGGCGTCTCGCTTGGCGCGGTGTTGATAACCGAGTGGTTGAAAACCCCGCGCGGCTGGCAGCGGGTTTTAGGCGCGGCGCTTGGCGGTTGCGGCGCGGGCATTTTGCTCACCATCATCGGCGGCAATTTGTTTAGCGGCAGCCTCGAAATCGTGGCGCGTTCATTTGCCGACTCGCAAATCCGCCTGGAACCGCTGGCGCCTTATTTCAGCCGCGTCCATTATTCACACATCCGCGAAATCATCTTCGGCGGCATCGAAGGCTTGATGTTCGCTACGGGACTGATGACCGCCATCGAATTTACAATGCGAAAAATCAATGACCGGTAA
- a CDS encoding isoprenyl transferase, with product MALRIFNKTTNDEDYFFQQIDLNKLPAHVAIIMDGNGRWATGRNLPRVAGHRAGADSVRCAVETAARLGLKHLTLYAFSTENWKRPKLEVRALMDLLVEFLRKELPELRKNNIRFQMLGRVEGLHISVLEQIRKAELATFQNTGLQLNVALNYSGRSEILDACRAIAKEVAAGHLSLADINDELIANKLYTRQIPDPDLLIRTSGEMRLSNFLLWQIAYSEIYVTDKLWPDFREVDFYQALVEYQKRDRRFGGVAIA from the coding sequence ATGGCGCTGAGGATTTTTAATAAAACCACCAACGATGAAGACTATTTTTTCCAGCAGATTGACCTGAACAAATTACCCGCGCATGTTGCCATCATTATGGACGGCAACGGGCGTTGGGCGACGGGAAGAAATCTGCCGCGCGTTGCCGGGCATCGCGCCGGGGCAGATTCGGTCAGATGCGCCGTTGAAACCGCCGCCCGGCTCGGACTCAAACACCTGACGCTTTACGCCTTTTCAACCGAAAACTGGAAACGCCCGAAACTCGAAGTCCGCGCTCTCATGGATTTGCTCGTCGAATTCCTGCGCAAAGAACTGCCGGAACTGCGCAAAAATAATATTCGCTTTCAAATGCTCGGTCGCGTCGAAGGTTTGCACATTTCTGTGCTTGAACAAATCCGCAAAGCCGAACTTGCGACCTTTCAAAACACCGGCTTGCAACTCAATGTCGCCTTGAATTACAGCGGGCGCAGCGAAATTCTCGATGCCTGCCGCGCCATTGCCAAAGAGGTCGCCGCCGGACATCTGAGCCTCGCAGACATCAATGACGAACTCATCGCCAACAAACTTTATACACGCCAAATTCCCGACCCCGATTTATTGATTCGCACGAGCGGCGAAATGCGTCTCAGCAATTTTCTGCTCTGGCAAATCGCTTATTCGGAAATTTATGTCACAGACAAACTGTGGCCCGATTTTCGCGAAGTCGATTTTTATCAAGCCCTGGTTGAATATCAAAAACGCGACCGGCGTTTTGGCGGCGTGGCGATTGCCTGA
- a CDS encoding sigma 54-interacting transcriptional regulator → MHGEQEPARDPFFIQQYQALLEVAEAIVSHKDLPSLFHALSQKLHHITPYDFIGVLLHDAERNVMRLHSLETPTPILSPPPPDSSVETSPSGYVWRTQQPLFIDVESETRFPEIIALLRLQGMKALYVTPLTSVNRRLGAMGFGSKELSAYSQTHLSFLQQVARQVAVAVDNTLNFENAQIAGQQTKRQSERLRLMLKITNAMVSQLDLKELLRVISPSIREVIGNDTVGVLLYDQEINQLRAFMSNFPPQHPLAEQGFPIPFEGSPSGLAFTSGQPVYVDKPDAEKFYSDLSKRVFDEGTQSGICIPLTAKGQQLGVLGVTSKHEQAFSDEDKEFLLQVANQVSIAVDNALNFERARVAEQQAKRQSERLQLLLDLNNAIASALDLPALFRAVSACLRQVFQHDVAVMGLYNEALGELRAYALDDTANVKFLEEGMLVPLDGTPAGRAVLTKQAVILGQGDGETYDSEIVRRFIEQGFKSGCSVPLMRHDRVIGAMSIASKIEAAFSADDGDLLMQLARQIAIAVENALAYHEIDSLKNKLASEKLYLEEEIQTVFNFEEIIGQSAALKRILKQIETVAPTDSTILIQGETGTGKELIARAIHNLSNRSERTMVKLNCAAIPTGLLESELFGHEKGAFTGAIAQRIGRFELAHRGTLFLDEVGDIPLELQPKLLRVLQEQEFERLGSARTIRVDTRLIAATNCDLAQMVEEKKYRGDLFYRLNVFPIHIPPLRERPEDIKLLARFFTQKFARRMKKNIETIPGEAIAALTAYHWPGNVRELEHFIERAVILTPGAALTVSLAELKPAPQPSPATIATLETAEREHILRALEETRWVIGGPQGAAARLGMKRTTLQSRMQKLGIFRQS, encoded by the coding sequence ATGCATGGAGAGCAGGAACCAGCAAGAGACCCTTTTTTTATTCAGCAGTACCAGGCGCTCCTGGAGGTTGCCGAGGCGATTGTTTCGCACAAAGATTTGCCGTCGCTTTTCCACGCCCTCTCGCAAAAACTTCATCACATCACGCCTTATGATTTCATCGGGGTGCTGCTGCACGATGCCGAGCGCAATGTGATGCGCCTGCATTCCCTGGAAACTCCAACACCGATTCTTTCCCCGCCGCCACCCGATTCATCCGTCGAAACCAGCCCATCGGGTTATGTATGGCGGACGCAGCAACCTTTATTCATCGATGTGGAATCCGAAACCCGCTTTCCTGAGATCATCGCCTTGTTGCGTTTGCAGGGAATGAAAGCCCTCTACGTGACCCCGTTGACTTCGGTCAATCGTCGTTTGGGCGCAATGGGATTTGGCAGCAAAGAGCTTTCGGCATACAGCCAAACTCATTTGTCATTTCTGCAACAGGTCGCCAGACAGGTAGCGGTTGCTGTGGATAACACGCTCAATTTTGAAAACGCCCAGATTGCCGGACAACAGACAAAACGTCAGTCCGAGCGTTTGCGGCTGATGCTCAAGATTACCAACGCTATGGTTTCGCAACTTGACCTCAAGGAACTCTTGCGCGTCATCTCGCCAAGCATTCGTGAAGTCATCGGCAACGACACCGTCGGCGTCTTGTTGTATGACCAGGAAATCAATCAACTGCGCGCTTTTATGAGCAATTTTCCGCCGCAGCATCCGCTGGCAGAACAAGGCTTTCCCATTCCCTTTGAAGGCAGTCCAAGCGGTCTGGCGTTCACCTCCGGTCAACCGGTCTATGTCGATAAACCGGACGCCGAAAAATTCTATTCCGATTTATCGAAGCGGGTCTTTGACGAAGGCACGCAATCGGGCATCTGCATTCCGCTTACCGCCAAAGGGCAACAACTCGGCGTGCTGGGTGTCACCAGTAAACATGAACAGGCATTTTCCGACGAAGACAAAGAATTTCTGCTTCAGGTTGCCAATCAGGTATCCATCGCTGTCGATAACGCCCTCAATTTTGAACGAGCGCGGGTTGCCGAACAACAGGCTAAACGCCAGTCTGAGCGTTTACAATTGCTGCTTGATTTGAATAACGCGATTGCCTCGGCGCTCGATTTGCCTGCGCTCTTTCGCGCGGTTTCCGCTTGTTTGCGTCAGGTGTTTCAACACGATGTTGCAGTGATGGGGCTTTACAACGAAGCCCTTGGCGAATTGCGCGCTTATGCGCTGGACGATACCGCCAACGTCAAATTTCTCGAAGAAGGCATGCTGGTGCCGCTTGACGGGACACCCGCCGGACGCGCGGTTCTCACCAAACAAGCCGTCATCCTGGGGCAAGGAGATGGGGAAACTTACGATTCGGAAATCGTTCGACGCTTCATCGAACAGGGCTTCAAGTCAGGTTGTTCGGTGCCGCTCATGCGCCACGACCGCGTCATCGGAGCCATGTCGATTGCCAGTAAAATCGAAGCGGCGTTTTCCGCAGACGATGGAGACTTGCTGATGCAGCTTGCCCGACAGATTGCCATCGCTGTCGAAAATGCCCTGGCTTATCACGAAATCGACTCGCTTAAAAACAAACTCGCCAGCGAAAAACTCTATCTCGAAGAAGAGATTCAAACGGTCTTTAACTTTGAAGAAATCATCGGACAGAGCGCCGCGCTCAAACGCATTTTGAAACAGATTGAAACGGTCGCGCCTACCGATTCAACTATTCTCATTCAAGGCGAAACCGGAACCGGCAAAGAACTCATCGCCCGCGCCATTCATAACTTGAGCAACCGCAGCGAACGCACCATGGTGAAACTCAACTGCGCGGCAATCCCTACGGGACTACTCGAAAGCGAACTTTTCGGACATGAAAAAGGCGCGTTTACCGGCGCGATTGCGCAACGCATCGGGCGTTTTGAACTGGCGCATCGCGGCACGCTTTTTTTGGATGAAGTCGGCGACATTCCGCTTGAATTACAACCGAAACTTTTGCGCGTGTTGCAGGAGCAGGAGTTTGAACGACTCGGTAGCGCCCGCACCATCCGCGTTGATACGCGACTGATTGCCGCGACCAATTGCGACCTGGCGCAGATGGTCGAAGAGAAAAAATATCGCGGCGATCTGTTTTATCGCCTGAATGTTTTTCCGATTCACATTCCGCCGCTTCGCGAACGCCCGGAAGACATTAAATTGCTGGCGCGCTTTTTCACACAGAAATTCGCGCGGCGCATGAAAAAAAATATCGAAACCATTCCAGGCGAGGCGATTGCCGCGCTCACGGCTTATCACTGGCCCGGCAATGTTCGCGAACTCGAACACTTCATCGAACGCGCCGTCATCCTCACACCAGGCGCGGCGCTTACGGTTTCGCTTGCGGAATTGAAACCCGCGCCGCAACCAAGCCCCGCAACGATTGCGACGCTTGAAACCGCAGAACGCGAACACATCTTACGCGCCCTTGAAGAAACCCGTTGGGTCATCGGCGGCCCGCAAGGCGCAGCCGCGCGTCTCGGCATGAAGCGCACCACCTTGCAATCCCGTATGCAAAAACTCGGCATCTTTCGTCAGTCTTAA